One Acidobacteriota bacterium DNA segment encodes these proteins:
- a CDS encoding response regulator transcription factor, whose amino-acid sequence MNILIVDDHEVVRDGIRYMLADAPGIEIVGDAESADDMFTALAQHPIDVVLLDIRMPGMTGLAALERLSKDFPQVRTLMLSMHDQPGYVRRALELGAAGYLIKSAGRDELLAAITAAAEGKTYIHGQLVEPLISDIRSNSKPEGRLSPREQQVLQLIANGAENKQVAYELGISEATVKTYVKGIFDRLGVSSRAEAVAVGLRTEVIE is encoded by the coding sequence TTGAACATCCTGATTGTCGACGACCATGAAGTAGTGCGAGACGGCATTCGCTACATGTTGGCCGACGCCCCGGGGATCGAGATTGTCGGCGACGCGGAGTCGGCCGACGACATGTTCACCGCACTTGCGCAGCACCCCATCGATGTAGTGCTCCTCGACATCCGCATGCCCGGCATGACCGGTCTCGCAGCGCTGGAGCGGTTGAGTAAAGATTTCCCGCAGGTCAGGACCCTGATGCTTTCGATGCACGACCAGCCCGGGTATGTCCGGCGGGCACTCGAACTCGGGGCAGCCGGGTATTTAATCAAAAGCGCCGGTCGCGATGAGCTGCTCGCCGCGATCACCGCGGCTGCAGAAGGCAAAACCTACATCCATGGACAACTCGTGGAGCCGCTCATCTCCGACATACGCTCCAATTCCAAGCCAGAGGGCCGACTGAGTCCGCGGGAACAACAGGTATTGCAATTGATCGCAAACGGTGCCGAAAACAAGCAGGTGGCGTACGAGCTAGGTATCTCTGAGGCGACCGTCAAAACCTACGTCAAAGGAATCTTCGACCGTCTCGGTGTGTCATCAAGAGCCGAGGCCGTCGCAGTAGGACTGCGTACCGAAGTCATCGAGTAA